The following proteins are co-located in the Paenibacillus sp. JNUCC32 genome:
- a CDS encoding ABC transporter permease: protein MRGTVYLRRYWQLYALLVLPLVYFIIFKYGPMWGVQIAFKDFNFFQGITGSEWIGLDAFREVFQTQDFYKTLRNTLMLNLLDLVVSFPAPLILAIMLHELRIQWFKRLSQTILYIPHFISWVIIGGIVYQVFGTQSGMINNMLMALGFESVPFLTEKNTWLITYLATGVWQSAGWGTILYLAALTGINKELFEAAEVDGAGRFKRIWHITLPGLKTTIVTLLIINLGNMISIGFDRPFVIGNKAVMDYSDVLSTYVYRTGLESGQYTLATVVGLFQAVVGLVFILGANYASKKLTDESII, encoded by the coding sequence ATGAGAGGAACCGTTTACCTGCGCCGGTACTGGCAATTATACGCACTGCTTGTTCTGCCTTTGGTCTATTTCATTATTTTCAAATACGGCCCGATGTGGGGCGTACAGATCGCCTTTAAGGACTTCAACTTCTTCCAAGGAATCACCGGAAGTGAATGGATTGGACTGGATGCCTTTCGCGAAGTTTTCCAAACCCAGGATTTTTATAAAACCCTCCGCAATACGCTGATGCTCAACCTGCTGGACCTTGTGGTATCATTTCCGGCGCCCTTGATTCTCGCCATCATGCTTCATGAACTTAGAATCCAGTGGTTTAAACGTTTGTCCCAAACGATATTGTATATTCCCCATTTCATTTCATGGGTTATCATAGGCGGCATCGTATACCAGGTGTTCGGCACGCAATCCGGCATGATCAACAACATGCTGATGGCGCTCGGTTTTGAATCGGTACCTTTTCTAACCGAAAAAAACACGTGGCTCATTACGTACCTCGCGACGGGGGTGTGGCAGAGCGCCGGCTGGGGAACCATCCTCTATCTGGCTGCCTTGACCGGCATCAACAAGGAGCTGTTTGAAGCGGCTGAAGTGGACGGAGCGGGCAGGTTCAAGCGCATCTGGCATATCACGCTGCCGGGCCTGAAAACGACGATTGTGACGCTCCTCATCATCAACCTCGGCAATATGATCTCGATCGGCTTTGACCGTCCGTTTGTCATCGGCAATAAAGCGGTCATGGATTATTCCGACGTGCTGAGTACCTATGTGTACCGGACGGGTCTGGAATCCGGACAGTATACCCTGGCTACGGTGGTCGGCCTGTTCCAGGCTGTTGTCGGGCTGGTCTTTATCCTCGGCGCCAACTATGCATCCAAAAAACTGACGGACGAGTCCATCATTTAA
- a CDS encoding carbohydrate ABC transporter permease — protein MSERVSSRVFDSVNMILLAVFVLLCLAPFFHIIAISFSSNRAVTSGEVTLFPVEFSLQAYQSVFSDSSMIRSLGFTIMLTLLTTVLCMVMTMIAAYPLTKKKLKGRKVFMFIIIVTMFFSGGIIPEYILVKDLNLLNTIWALVLPGLISPFYLIILISFFNGIPESLEEAAEIDGTSQIGTMLRIILPLSLPVIATLSLFYAVGRWNGFQDTLLYITKEELYPLQLKLYQLVQNNMITDLTRNEGPAAGVRATTESLKAASVVFATVPILVVYPWLQRYFVSGVMLGAVKG, from the coding sequence ATGAGCGAGCGTGTGTCGAGCCGCGTTTTTGATTCCGTAAACATGATCCTGCTGGCGGTTTTCGTACTTCTCTGTCTGGCGCCTTTTTTCCATATTATCGCCATTTCCTTCAGCTCCAACCGGGCGGTAACGTCCGGCGAGGTGACGTTGTTTCCGGTGGAGTTCAGCCTTCAGGCTTATCAATCCGTATTCTCGGATTCCAGCATGATCCGTTCTCTCGGCTTTACGATTATGCTGACGCTGCTGACGACGGTGCTGTGCATGGTCATGACGATGATTGCCGCTTACCCGTTGACGAAAAAGAAGCTGAAGGGCCGAAAAGTGTTTATGTTTATCATCATTGTGACCATGTTCTTCAGCGGGGGCATTATCCCGGAGTACATTCTCGTGAAGGACTTGAACCTGCTGAATACGATCTGGGCGCTTGTTCTTCCGGGGCTGATCAGTCCGTTTTATCTGATTATCCTGATCTCCTTCTTCAACGGAATTCCGGAAAGCCTGGAGGAAGCGGCCGAGATCGACGGTACGAGCCAAATCGGAACGATGCTTCGAATCATTCTGCCGCTGTCTTTGCCGGTCATTGCGACGCTGAGCCTGTTCTACGCGGTCGGGCGCTGGAACGGATTCCAGGACACGCTGCTCTATATTACGAAGGAAGAGCTGTATCCGCTGCAGCTGAAGCTGTATCAGCTGGTACAGAACAATATGATTACGGATTTGACCCGCAACGAGGGACCGGCAGCCGGTGTCAGAGCAACCACGGAAAGTCTGAAAGCGGCAAGCGTCGTATTTGCCACGGTGCCGATTCTTGTTGTGTACCCGTGGCTGCAGCGTTACTTCGTCAGCGGCGTGATGCTGGGTGCCGTGAAGGGTTAA